A single genomic interval of Notolabrus celidotus isolate fNotCel1 chromosome 13, fNotCel1.pri, whole genome shotgun sequence harbors:
- the LOC117824200 gene encoding ectonucleoside triphosphate diphosphohydrolase 5-like isoform X2 encodes MKFSVLLPLLVLLAVADLSRAQGKTSLLDLTNNIGSILPSLSRPANHSRIFYAVMFDAGSTGTRIHVYTFIQGYSAELPVLDNEMFHSIKPGLSAYADSPEMAAHTVRMLLKVAKKTVPRLEWKRTPVILRATAGLRLLAAEKAKALLEQVQHVFDESPFLVPDNSVSIMNGTNEGILAWISVNFLTGHLKAQTKKTVGILDLGGGSTQITFLPKHSKTIESVPVDDYVARFDIINSTFELYTHSYLGHGLMAARLATLGALGAEGLEWRVFKSSCLPKKFKDEWSFGGLTYQVSGHLDGYSGYKLCYQEVLKVVKGIIHQPYELQDSSVFYAFSYYFDRAVDAGLIDGVQGGMLEVRHFKKRAKEAEYR; translated from the exons ATGAAGTTCTCCGTGCTTCTTCCACTCCTGGTCCTGCTCGCTGTGGCAGACCTGAGCCGAGCTCAGGGCAAGACCTCTCTCCTGGATTTGACAAACAACATTGGGAGCATCCTTCCCAGTCTGAGCCGACCTGCAAATCACAGCAGGATCTTCTATGCGGTGATGTTTGATGCAGGGAGCACGGGGACACGCATACACGTCTACACCTTTATCCAGGGGTACTCAG CGGAGCTGCCTGTTTTGGACAACGAGATGTTCCATTCCATAAAACCGGGTTTGTCTGCGTATGCTGACTCTCCTGAAATG GctgcacacacagtgaggaTGCTGCTGAAGGTGGCCAAGAAGACTGTGCCTCGTCtggagtggaagaggactccagtcattctcagagccacagctggACTTCGGCTGCTGGCCGCAGAGAAAGCCAAGGCCCTGCTGGAACAG GTTCAACATGTGTTCGATGAATCTCCTTTTTTGGTCCCAGACAACAGCGTCAGCATAATGAATGGCACAAATGAAG GAATCCTGGCTTGGATATCTGTCAACTTTCTAACAG GTCACCTGAAAGCACAAACCAAGAAGACGGTGGGGATCTTGGATCTTGGAGGAGGATCCACGCAGATTACTTTCCTGCCAAAACACAGC AAAACCATTGAAAGTGTTCCTGTTGATGACTACGTCGCCAGATTCGACATCATTAACTCGACATTTGAATTGTACACCCACAG TTACCTTGGACATGGTCTGATGGCAGCTCGGCTGGCCACACTGGGCGCTCTGGGTGCAGAAG GGTTGGAGTGGCGGGTTTTTAAAAGTTCCTGCCTGCCGAAGAAGTTCAAGGACGAATGGAGCTTCGGAGGGCTGACCTATCAAGTGAGCGGGCACCTGGATG gTTATTCAGGATACAAGCTCTGTTATCAGGAGGTACTCAAGGTGGTGAAGGGGATTATTCATCAGCCGTACGAGCTGCAAGACAGCAGCGTCTTCTATGCATTCTCCTATTACTTTGACAGAGCGGTGGATGCAGGCCTTATCG ACGGGGTCCAGGGGGGGATGCTGGAGGTGAGACACTTCAAGAAGAGAGCTAAAGAGG CAGAATACAGATGA
- the LOC117824200 gene encoding ectonucleoside triphosphate diphosphohydrolase 5-like isoform X3, which translates to MKFSVLLPLLVLLAVADLSRAQGKTSLLDLTNNIGSILPSLSRPANHSRIFYAVMFDAGSTGTRIHVYTFIQGYSAELPVLDNEMFHSIKPGLSAYADSPEMAAHTVRMLLKVAKKTVPRLEWKRTPVILRATAGLRLLAAEKAKALLEQVQHVFDESPFLVPDNSVSIMNGTNEGILAWISVNFLTGHLKAQTKKTVGILDLGGGSTQITFLPKHSKTIESVPVDDYVARFDIINSTFELYTHSYLGHGLMAARLATLGALGAEGLEWRVFKSSCLPKKFKDEWSFGGLTYQVSGHLDGYSGYKLCYQEVLKVVKGIIHQPYELQDSSVFYAFSYYFDRAVDAGLIDGVQGGMLEVRHFKKRAKEEYR; encoded by the exons ATGAAGTTCTCCGTGCTTCTTCCACTCCTGGTCCTGCTCGCTGTGGCAGACCTGAGCCGAGCTCAGGGCAAGACCTCTCTCCTGGATTTGACAAACAACATTGGGAGCATCCTTCCCAGTCTGAGCCGACCTGCAAATCACAGCAGGATCTTCTATGCGGTGATGTTTGATGCAGGGAGCACGGGGACACGCATACACGTCTACACCTTTATCCAGGGGTACTCAG CGGAGCTGCCTGTTTTGGACAACGAGATGTTCCATTCCATAAAACCGGGTTTGTCTGCGTATGCTGACTCTCCTGAAATG GctgcacacacagtgaggaTGCTGCTGAAGGTGGCCAAGAAGACTGTGCCTCGTCtggagtggaagaggactccagtcattctcagagccacagctggACTTCGGCTGCTGGCCGCAGAGAAAGCCAAGGCCCTGCTGGAACAG GTTCAACATGTGTTCGATGAATCTCCTTTTTTGGTCCCAGACAACAGCGTCAGCATAATGAATGGCACAAATGAAG GAATCCTGGCTTGGATATCTGTCAACTTTCTAACAG GTCACCTGAAAGCACAAACCAAGAAGACGGTGGGGATCTTGGATCTTGGAGGAGGATCCACGCAGATTACTTTCCTGCCAAAACACAGC AAAACCATTGAAAGTGTTCCTGTTGATGACTACGTCGCCAGATTCGACATCATTAACTCGACATTTGAATTGTACACCCACAG TTACCTTGGACATGGTCTGATGGCAGCTCGGCTGGCCACACTGGGCGCTCTGGGTGCAGAAG GGTTGGAGTGGCGGGTTTTTAAAAGTTCCTGCCTGCCGAAGAAGTTCAAGGACGAATGGAGCTTCGGAGGGCTGACCTATCAAGTGAGCGGGCACCTGGATG gTTATTCAGGATACAAGCTCTGTTATCAGGAGGTACTCAAGGTGGTGAAGGGGATTATTCATCAGCCGTACGAGCTGCAAGACAGCAGCGTCTTCTATGCATTCTCCTATTACTTTGACAGAGCGGTGGATGCAGGCCTTATCG ACGGGGTCCAGGGGGGGATGCTGGAGGTGAGACACTTCAAGAAGAGAGCTAAAGAGG AATACAGATGA
- the LOC117824200 gene encoding ectonucleoside triphosphate diphosphohydrolase 5-like isoform X1: MKFSVLLPLLVLLAVADLSRAQGKTSLLDLTNNIGSILPSLSRPANHSRIFYAVMFDAGSTGTRIHVYTFIQGYSAELPVLDNEMFHSIKPGLSAYADSPEMAAHTVRMLLKVAKKTVPRLEWKRTPVILRATAGLRLLAAEKAKALLEQVQHVFDESPFLVPDNSVSIMNGTNEGILAWISVNFLTGHLKAQTKKTVGILDLGGGSTQITFLPKHSKTIESVPVDDYVARFDIINSTFELYTHSYLGHGLMAARLATLGALGAEGLEWRVFKSSCLPKKFKDEWSFGGLTYQVSGHLDGYSGYKLCYQEVLKVVKGIIHQPYELQDSSVFYAFSYYFDRAVDAGLIDGVQGGMLEVRHFKKRAKEVCNKMTKYPPISSFLCMDMTYITCLLKDGFGFKESTVLQLTKKVNNVEASWALGATLDHFHNLKIH, from the exons ATGAAGTTCTCCGTGCTTCTTCCACTCCTGGTCCTGCTCGCTGTGGCAGACCTGAGCCGAGCTCAGGGCAAGACCTCTCTCCTGGATTTGACAAACAACATTGGGAGCATCCTTCCCAGTCTGAGCCGACCTGCAAATCACAGCAGGATCTTCTATGCGGTGATGTTTGATGCAGGGAGCACGGGGACACGCATACACGTCTACACCTTTATCCAGGGGTACTCAG CGGAGCTGCCTGTTTTGGACAACGAGATGTTCCATTCCATAAAACCGGGTTTGTCTGCGTATGCTGACTCTCCTGAAATG GctgcacacacagtgaggaTGCTGCTGAAGGTGGCCAAGAAGACTGTGCCTCGTCtggagtggaagaggactccagtcattctcagagccacagctggACTTCGGCTGCTGGCCGCAGAGAAAGCCAAGGCCCTGCTGGAACAG GTTCAACATGTGTTCGATGAATCTCCTTTTTTGGTCCCAGACAACAGCGTCAGCATAATGAATGGCACAAATGAAG GAATCCTGGCTTGGATATCTGTCAACTTTCTAACAG GTCACCTGAAAGCACAAACCAAGAAGACGGTGGGGATCTTGGATCTTGGAGGAGGATCCACGCAGATTACTTTCCTGCCAAAACACAGC AAAACCATTGAAAGTGTTCCTGTTGATGACTACGTCGCCAGATTCGACATCATTAACTCGACATTTGAATTGTACACCCACAG TTACCTTGGACATGGTCTGATGGCAGCTCGGCTGGCCACACTGGGCGCTCTGGGTGCAGAAG GGTTGGAGTGGCGGGTTTTTAAAAGTTCCTGCCTGCCGAAGAAGTTCAAGGACGAATGGAGCTTCGGAGGGCTGACCTATCAAGTGAGCGGGCACCTGGATG gTTATTCAGGATACAAGCTCTGTTATCAGGAGGTACTCAAGGTGGTGAAGGGGATTATTCATCAGCCGTACGAGCTGCAAGACAGCAGCGTCTTCTATGCATTCTCCTATTACTTTGACAGAGCGGTGGATGCAGGCCTTATCG ACGGGGTCCAGGGGGGGATGCTGGAGGTGAGACACTTCAAGAAGAGAGCTAAAGAGG TGTGCAATAAGATGACCAAGTACCCTCCCATCAGCTCTTTCCTGTGCATGGACATGACCTACATCACTTGTCTGCTCAAGGACGGGTTTGGCTTTAAGGAGAGCACCGTGCTGCAG TTGACCAAGAAAGTGAACAACGTGGAGGCAAGCTGGGCTTTGGGCGCCACGCTGGACCACTTCCACAACCTGAAGATCCactaa